The following are encoded in a window of Vicinamibacteria bacterium genomic DNA:
- a CDS encoding metalloregulator ArsR/SmtB family transcription factor, producing MTTSSSQEIARKFAALGHEARVDVVRLLLAAHPDGLVVAEILETLGTPPSTLSHHLDALRHEGLVEQEREGRFLRYRAGTAALQSLLDFLYAECCTRQPLVNISIPANR from the coding sequence ATGACGACATCGAGCTCCCAGGAAATCGCACGCAAGTTCGCCGCACTCGGACACGAGGCGCGCGTCGATGTCGTGCGACTGCTTCTCGCCGCCCACCCAGACGGACTGGTCGTGGCCGAGATTCTGGAGACGCTGGGAACTCCGCCATCGACCTTGTCTCATCATCTCGACGCCTTGCGCCACGAGGGCCTCGTGGAGCAGGAGCGCGAGGGTCGGTTTCTCCGCTATCGGGCGGGAACAGCCGCTCTGCAGTCTCTGCTGGATTTCCTCTACGCCGAGTGCTGCACTCGTCAGCCCTTGGTCAATATCTCTATACCTGCCAACCGTTAA